From a single Entelurus aequoreus isolate RoL-2023_Sb linkage group LG12, RoL_Eaeq_v1.1, whole genome shotgun sequence genomic region:
- the ucn3l gene encoding urocortin 3, like, which translates to MLSSFKPPLLLLLLSALCTPSSSLCPRLSRGRFSLLCDRQMAVGFRGDDDDLAGYAVEDEGWGSLLQSAELLSSSPESESREKRTYNAAKSRFQSRAKLRGPLLRSRGKAARRSRLTLSLDVPTNIMNVLFDVAKAHNMRAKAAENARLLAQIGRRK; encoded by the coding sequence ATGCTGTCGTCCTTCAAACccccgctgctgctgctgctgctgtccgCGCTGTGCACGCCGTCCTCCAGCCTCTGTCCCCGCTTGTCCCGCGGACGTTTTTCCCTCCTGTGTGACCGCCAGATGGCCGTCGGCTTCCGGGGCGACGACGACGACCTGGCCGGATACGCCGTGGAGGACGAGGGCTGGGGGTCCCTCCTGCAGTCGGCGGAGCTCCTCTCGTCTTCCCCGGAGTCAGAGAGTCGGGAGAAAAGAACTTACAACGCGGCCAAGTCGCGCTTCCAGAGTCGGGCGAAGCTGCGGGGGCCTCTACTGCGCAGCCGCGGCAAAGCGGCGCGCAGGAGCCGGCTGACTTTGTCCTTGGACGTGCCGACCAACATCATGAACGTCCTCTTCGACGTGGCCAAAGCCCACAACATGCGCGCAAAGGCGGCAGAGAACGCTCGTCTACTCGCTCAGATCGGCCGGAGGAAGtag